Proteins encoded together in one Corynebacterium liangguodongii window:
- a CDS encoding class C sortase: MSVGVDKRAARRKSGNAASLVVLVLGALLLLYPVVSTLANHYTLIRQNEVYSDAVESLSDIEKADQLRLAHEYNDWLLATGPHARPPVEGDDGFDYYMSQLVLPENFSTIARIRIPAINVDLPVFHTTAPKVLYDGAGHMYGSTLPVGGEGTNAVISAHTGMVNAAMFDQLPMLKEGDDIYIDVMGQRLRYQMTGREVVKPEAYDRVTYEPGKDKITLITCTPYGLNTDRLLVHAERVPLDPSVPEPEVSGWAWSWWMIAVVALVVIVSLLVAWRAVKRRRAARARLDSADA, encoded by the coding sequence GTGAGCGTAGGCGTCGATAAGCGGGCCGCGAGGCGGAAAAGCGGCAACGCAGCCTCCCTCGTCGTGCTTGTGCTGGGTGCGCTCCTGCTGCTCTACCCCGTGGTGTCCACGTTGGCGAACCACTACACGCTGATCCGGCAGAACGAGGTCTACTCGGACGCTGTTGAATCACTCAGCGACATCGAAAAGGCCGATCAGCTGCGCCTCGCCCACGAGTACAACGACTGGCTCCTCGCCACCGGGCCGCACGCGCGCCCGCCGGTCGAGGGCGACGACGGCTTTGACTACTACATGTCGCAGCTGGTGCTGCCCGAGAACTTCTCCACCATCGCGCGCATCCGCATCCCCGCCATCAACGTCGACCTCCCCGTCTTCCACACCACCGCGCCGAAGGTGCTCTACGACGGTGCCGGCCACATGTACGGCTCCACCCTGCCCGTCGGGGGAGAGGGGACCAACGCCGTGATCTCCGCGCATACCGGCATGGTTAACGCCGCCATGTTCGACCAGCTTCCCATGCTCAAAGAAGGCGACGACATCTACATCGACGTCATGGGCCAGCGCCTGCGCTACCAGATGACGGGGCGCGAGGTGGTCAAGCCCGAGGCCTACGACCGAGTGACCTACGAGCCGGGCAAGGACAAGATCACGCTGATCACCTGCACCCCCTACGGGCTGAATACCGACCGGCTGTTGGTGCACGCCGAGCGCGTGCCGCTTGACCCCAGTGTGCCGGAGCCGGAGGTGTCGGGATGGGCGTGGTCGTGGTGGATGATCGCGGTGGTGGCGCTCGTGGTCATCGTCTCCCTGCTGGTTGCGTGGCGGGCTGTGAAGCGCCGTCGGGCGGCGCGGGCGCGGCTAGACTCCGCGGACGCATAG
- a CDS encoding SpaH/EbpB family LPXTG-anchored major pilin, with amino-acid sequence MSRISSKALAIAAAATIAAASPLAFSPNAPFAVAQNTQGVDINADASLTIDKRLGEAGGTTTPLQGTSFKVERVAMTNQLNTAAGWQEASDITAAGAAAANVTGEAFTVATGADGKAVFPDVTVGLYRVTEIQNGNYTVAAPFLVTLPLIEDGVVNYNPTISPKNQLLEPTKSAVDTNVTVGQDIVYTVNAPVPAGDVLQDDTRTITQFRIEDTLQQGLTYNQTEGAQVTVTGGAGGETLEAGTDYTVDWTAPKLTVDFTDAGRAKLAEWRATNPGLTVSVKFNATVTQIPANGQFSNTAQVFIPNATTPLDTTPSTPNDGTDDAVTTQYSDVAVSKTVNGVNVDEGTTGAGAVFEIYECTAQGSSYQIAENAAPLTGANAEGTATAGTTITTAGGSADAAAVANGYALQFDPEKQYCAVETQAPAGYLLKPDPTPLNLTTPGDADSRPIYTATVNNVKDNIFGKLPATGTTTMLAMLAIGLVLFAGGAAYQLRRNNA; translated from the coding sequence ATGTCCCGAATCTCTTCCAAGGCCCTGGCGATCGCCGCAGCGGCCACCATCGCGGCGGCCTCCCCGCTCGCGTTTTCCCCCAACGCCCCGTTCGCAGTTGCGCAGAACACCCAGGGTGTCGACATCAACGCCGATGCCTCCCTGACCATCGACAAGCGCCTCGGCGAGGCTGGCGGCACCACTACGCCGCTCCAGGGCACCTCGTTCAAGGTCGAGCGCGTTGCGATGACCAACCAGCTCAACACCGCTGCCGGCTGGCAGGAGGCCTCCGACATCACCGCCGCCGGCGCCGCTGCCGCTAACGTAACCGGTGAGGCATTCACCGTTGCCACGGGCGCTGACGGCAAGGCCGTCTTCCCCGACGTGACCGTCGGCCTCTACCGCGTGACCGAAATCCAAAACGGCAACTACACCGTCGCAGCCCCGTTCCTGGTCACTTTGCCGCTGATCGAGGATGGCGTGGTCAACTACAACCCGACTATCTCCCCGAAGAACCAGCTGCTTGAGCCGACCAAGTCCGCGGTGGATACCAACGTCACCGTTGGCCAGGACATCGTCTACACCGTCAACGCTCCGGTTCCCGCCGGTGATGTGCTGCAGGACGACACCCGCACCATCACCCAATTCCGCATCGAGGACACGCTGCAGCAGGGCCTGACCTACAACCAGACCGAGGGTGCCCAGGTGACCGTGACCGGCGGCGCCGGCGGTGAGACCCTGGAGGCCGGCACCGACTACACCGTCGACTGGACGGCACCGAAGCTGACCGTTGACTTCACCGACGCCGGCCGCGCGAAGCTGGCCGAATGGCGCGCCACCAACCCGGGGCTGACCGTCTCGGTGAAGTTCAACGCCACCGTCACCCAGATTCCGGCCAACGGCCAGTTCTCCAACACCGCCCAGGTGTTCATCCCGAACGCGACCACACCGCTGGACACCACCCCGTCCACCCCCAACGACGGTACCGACGACGCCGTGACCACCCAGTACTCCGATGTCGCCGTGAGCAAGACGGTTAACGGTGTCAACGTCGACGAGGGCACCACCGGTGCCGGCGCAGTCTTTGAGATCTACGAGTGCACCGCTCAGGGTTCCAGCTACCAGATCGCCGAGAATGCGGCACCGCTGACGGGCGCGAACGCCGAGGGCACCGCTACCGCCGGCACGACGATCACCACCGCCGGTGGCTCCGCAGATGCCGCTGCCGTTGCTAACGGCTACGCCCTCCAGTTCGACCCGGAGAAGCAATACTGCGCCGTGGAGACCCAGGCCCCGGCCGGCTACCTGCTCAAACCGGATCCGACTCCGCTCAACCTCACCACCCCCGGTGACGCGGACAGCCGACCGATCTACACCGCCACGGTGAACAACGTCAAGGACAACATCTTCGGCAAGCTGCCCGCAACCGGTACCACCACGATGCTGGCCATGCTCGCGATCGGCCTCGTGCTCTTCGCCGGCGGTGCCGCCTACCAGCTCCGCCGCAACAACGCATAG
- a CDS encoding DUF5979 domain-containing protein: MFSAASPSMSECARRTLSIVATLLVALAIVAAPVGVPQAQAQATVPNATNWSFKDCSFRQGDLARDYANNTCWISFNRSEFNGNVVTKTIGPYTLTMRLSIQNSDARDGYLETQNGRLGTGSAFGDSTSGQGVFHPYAGDGGTPIIRKVSTQYIELYADQIAVTKGGVRQDFSVVFADAEGTKKNGSVGEIISVVSTGGTTMGYGRVTPQGYDQACTGANHQDTMFGPGTVIKPIEWPAAVAGFKDFVCRVPGFTLNPPERPGTWTFETKNPSALRIGMGAYTNTVQAFAMGINLSRASVPATAVSVDSTAFEQQQTGQVTTFSPNDLKVYDRQGTTDTPIDVTPGTTGAYIRARNADNSYAGSVVYRSTATGAQANMATKRYEPTWTCTLTDSNSTAITRTFKAGSEPEDMPVRVNNAPGGNWSEVVVTDPTGRVPSCSVQWKTRFLPTTLNLQKSVTGNAAGYKDIQLRQFTLNYTCTDLTVSNVRASEAYPGLELTGFASLERGTSQTTGVLPKGSSCTVTEDPASAAPPSGTKLDLQWNTAPTGPVANPNGGTNSYSVQLQDSNTAHAYDNYNYGTGTLVLSKEIFGDPVIDGFQLDNYSFEVTCAATNLPKWTATITMSRSGTAVSGSTELSGIPVGQDCTVRPLTDLAGEQRNQIRFTGRTVTVDGATVEVDPAANYSYHFTLPETDGARSEIHFHTGYEYIVREVFVNKLIVGPASGSPDLVSPTYTANYRCTAPTGKVTEGTAQLGGHGSEASIGNVPVGSSCNVWENAPGDTANTVFTGARVRSFDASDIPTEVDNSQAHNASVLKVWLTQTGERNLVTVENSYDYKLGTVTLNKDVVNTSGLNVPSSYTFRFNCGTRNIGQSAVFLTGTAQVAADGSTVLQATDPAANDQEGAMGVPYGNTCTFTEDLPTLSAAVIMDTNVPGITVSAPTNSVTATNTFTAAGDGFTIYQALGGEEELIPAGGMSYTLVCTVNEAVVVNPAEPPAETTAVEKTFTFNLTDGQEGRVTAEELPLGSECVISEANPDSLTRTNYKGTEYKINRELDTQSSDPSTIALGTPFTIGQSTVFGVSADYSYKPSTVTSTKQVIFDTATEQYISDPRKQIKRDRQFPITLVCTSPDGSPLVNISTTIKDEQTLSQGGIPEGAECAGSEGATTTASGVTLTTKIGLNTGEGNTSVDGNSIEFTAREGDDLITIQNVYSRRLTDIKLDKVAILPANVREQYAASGQDLQKQLYTHQFHLQCFDPETGDTAMLFEQTQSITGEGTTTYTGVPVGADCKIDGDNFGSLRLEMRDGGQKLEAYLKPEEVDWVIDRAGGNAVADTALDDGVTSSPAVLTVDDAAANHVTLTNHYNYQYSPVQLEKRVEGTQEDLSLLTETRFQFAMQCKAIGFQTNVIGTDDNTIPNSLGTGDFTTSSTPWTYTSPGALVPAGSLCTFREVAPAGLPQELTMSVASASNEDPDPKDPATATGRAPVPGATEPTKFTFTDTIERRTAPVGLKLRQAGYLGGAAEAGYTLVITCGAGEVTKTYPLTSVVEGTLPTTNGSVVSDDTVLLPVGLECAINAESSPALAARGQVEVVGGDRRPYMRYAEWAGEAYNGTSKNLTQVPFGDVGSKVYNTTFTVPGSAPSDSVTFVLGAEFYHPRALYDVRFTKEAEGEPGSGNTFAFTQACSAADQSFELKDGGTHIIKDVPVDSTCVVTEVDDANPQANPALTVQTSGDLIGDAAASSSSGTVSFVALATSGEDTSTAGDRWALTVLNSFPGIEVTKRIPGTPVSAVTGAVADRAILADDATTMEITYTVKNTGVFDAQVTEFKDPSLAGYSVNGTDIGEDGVIPASVCAGGTVPSGQSLTCTVTVDISGEPTDKTFSYFGDVTITATSNGQTLTATDGYGALRLTGIIGALLPDTGMQTLAWMLVLGLLLFGFGAWRFLRREDGASTSEEAEAIDATV, encoded by the coding sequence ATGTTTTCGGCTGCATCCCCCTCGATGAGCGAGTGCGCGCGGCGCACACTGTCGATCGTGGCAACGCTCCTCGTTGCGCTCGCGATCGTCGCGGCGCCCGTAGGCGTCCCGCAGGCGCAGGCGCAGGCGACCGTGCCCAACGCAACGAACTGGAGCTTCAAAGATTGCTCTTTCCGGCAGGGCGACCTCGCTCGCGACTACGCAAACAACACGTGCTGGATTAGTTTCAACCGCAGCGAGTTCAACGGCAATGTCGTGACCAAAACCATCGGGCCATACACGCTCACGATGCGGCTGAGCATCCAGAACTCGGATGCTCGAGACGGTTACCTGGAGACACAGAACGGGAGGCTCGGCACCGGTAGCGCATTCGGCGACTCTACGAGCGGTCAAGGTGTGTTTCATCCCTATGCCGGGGATGGAGGTACACCGATTATTCGCAAGGTGTCCACCCAATACATTGAGCTTTACGCAGACCAGATCGCTGTGACAAAGGGCGGGGTGCGCCAGGACTTTAGTGTGGTCTTCGCCGACGCGGAAGGTACGAAGAAAAACGGCTCCGTCGGCGAAATCATCTCCGTGGTCTCTACTGGGGGAACCACAATGGGCTACGGCCGCGTCACTCCTCAGGGCTATGATCAGGCCTGTACGGGCGCGAATCATCAAGACACAATGTTCGGTCCGGGCACTGTTATTAAGCCTATTGAATGGCCTGCCGCGGTGGCAGGATTCAAAGACTTTGTTTGCCGCGTTCCTGGTTTCACACTCAACCCGCCGGAGAGACCCGGAACCTGGACCTTTGAGACGAAAAACCCGTCCGCACTGCGAATTGGTATGGGTGCCTACACCAATACTGTTCAGGCCTTTGCCATGGGCATCAACCTCTCCCGCGCCTCCGTGCCCGCAACCGCCGTGAGCGTCGATTCCACCGCCTTTGAGCAGCAACAGACCGGCCAGGTCACCACGTTTAGCCCCAACGATTTGAAGGTCTACGACAGGCAGGGCACCACCGATACCCCTATCGATGTCACGCCGGGGACGACGGGGGCTTACATCCGCGCGCGCAATGCAGATAACTCCTACGCCGGCTCGGTGGTCTACCGCTCCACCGCCACCGGCGCGCAGGCGAACATGGCGACGAAGCGCTACGAGCCGACGTGGACCTGCACGCTCACGGACTCGAACTCCACGGCGATCACCCGTACGTTTAAGGCGGGGAGCGAACCGGAAGATATGCCGGTAAGGGTCAACAACGCGCCAGGGGGAAATTGGAGCGAGGTTGTGGTGACTGACCCGACCGGTCGCGTCCCGTCCTGCTCAGTGCAGTGGAAGACACGATTCTTGCCCACGACGCTGAATCTGCAGAAGTCGGTCACCGGAAACGCCGCCGGCTACAAAGACATCCAGCTGCGCCAGTTCACGTTGAACTACACGTGTACGGACCTTACGGTCTCCAACGTGCGCGCAAGCGAGGCCTACCCCGGACTCGAGCTGACGGGATTCGCCTCCCTCGAGCGCGGTACCTCGCAGACCACCGGCGTGCTGCCGAAGGGATCATCCTGCACGGTGACAGAGGATCCCGCCTCTGCCGCGCCGCCGTCAGGCACGAAGCTCGACCTGCAATGGAACACGGCGCCTACCGGGCCGGTGGCGAACCCGAACGGGGGAACCAACTCGTATTCCGTGCAGCTGCAGGACTCTAACACCGCCCACGCCTACGACAACTACAACTACGGCACGGGCACCTTGGTCTTAAGCAAGGAGATCTTCGGCGACCCGGTCATCGACGGATTCCAGCTTGATAACTACTCCTTTGAGGTCACCTGCGCCGCGACAAACCTGCCGAAGTGGACCGCGACGATCACGATGTCCCGTTCGGGCACCGCGGTCTCGGGCAGCACAGAGCTCTCCGGCATCCCGGTGGGGCAGGATTGCACCGTGCGCCCCTTAACGGACCTGGCGGGGGAGCAGCGAAATCAGATCCGGTTTACTGGTCGCACAGTCACCGTCGACGGTGCGACGGTGGAGGTTGATCCCGCGGCAAACTACTCCTACCACTTCACGCTTCCGGAAACCGACGGCGCGCGCAGCGAGATTCACTTCCACACAGGATACGAATACATCGTCCGCGAGGTGTTTGTGAACAAGCTCATCGTCGGGCCGGCTTCAGGTAGCCCCGATCTAGTGAGCCCCACCTACACGGCGAACTACCGTTGCACTGCACCCACGGGCAAGGTCACCGAGGGCACCGCGCAGCTCGGGGGGCACGGCAGTGAGGCGTCGATAGGCAACGTGCCCGTGGGATCGAGCTGCAACGTGTGGGAAAACGCGCCGGGGGATACCGCCAATACTGTCTTTACGGGTGCACGCGTGCGCTCCTTTGACGCGAGCGATATCCCCACCGAGGTGGATAACAGCCAGGCGCACAACGCGTCCGTGCTCAAGGTCTGGCTCACGCAAACCGGTGAACGCAACCTCGTGACGGTGGAGAACTCCTACGACTACAAGCTTGGCACCGTCACGCTGAACAAGGACGTAGTCAACACCTCTGGCCTCAATGTGCCCAGCTCGTATACCTTCCGCTTTAATTGCGGCACGAGGAACATAGGGCAAAGTGCCGTCTTCCTCACGGGTACTGCGCAGGTCGCGGCCGATGGGTCGACGGTGCTCCAGGCAACTGACCCGGCGGCGAACGACCAGGAAGGCGCAATGGGCGTTCCCTACGGCAACACCTGCACGTTCACGGAGGACCTGCCCACCCTCAGCGCCGCTGTCATCATGGACACGAACGTTCCCGGAATTACTGTGAGTGCTCCGACGAACTCCGTGACGGCGACGAACACGTTTACCGCAGCCGGCGATGGTTTCACCATCTACCAGGCCCTCGGCGGAGAAGAGGAGCTCATTCCCGCCGGGGGTATGTCCTACACTCTCGTCTGCACCGTCAACGAGGCGGTTGTGGTCAATCCCGCAGAGCCACCCGCGGAGACGACGGCAGTGGAGAAGACCTTCACGTTCAACCTCACAGACGGCCAGGAAGGACGCGTCACTGCGGAAGAGCTTCCCCTCGGCAGCGAATGCGTGATCAGCGAGGCTAACCCGGATAGCCTCACGCGCACGAACTACAAGGGCACTGAGTACAAGATCAACCGTGAGCTGGATACCCAGTCCTCGGACCCCTCAACCATTGCTCTTGGCACGCCTTTTACCATCGGCCAGTCCACGGTGTTCGGCGTCTCGGCTGACTATAGCTACAAGCCGTCGACAGTCACAAGCACCAAGCAGGTGATCTTCGATACCGCCACGGAGCAATACATCTCCGACCCGCGCAAGCAAATCAAGCGGGATCGGCAGTTCCCCATCACTCTCGTGTGCACCAGCCCCGATGGCTCGCCGCTGGTGAACATCTCGACGACCATCAAGGATGAGCAAACCCTTTCCCAGGGGGGCATTCCCGAGGGTGCGGAGTGCGCTGGGTCCGAAGGGGCGACGACGACAGCCAGTGGCGTGACCTTGACCACCAAGATCGGTCTCAATACCGGCGAGGGGAACACCAGCGTCGACGGCAACTCGATCGAGTTCACCGCCCGGGAGGGCGATGACTTAATCACGATTCAAAACGTCTACTCCCGCCGCCTGACGGACATCAAGCTAGACAAGGTCGCGATCCTGCCCGCCAACGTGCGGGAGCAGTACGCCGCTTCTGGCCAGGACCTGCAAAAACAGCTCTACACTCACCAATTCCACTTGCAGTGCTTCGACCCGGAGACGGGGGATACTGCCATGCTCTTCGAGCAGACCCAGTCGATTACGGGAGAGGGCACCACGACCTATACCGGGGTGCCAGTCGGCGCTGACTGCAAGATCGACGGCGATAACTTCGGATCGTTGCGTCTAGAGATGCGCGATGGTGGCCAGAAGCTCGAGGCCTACCTCAAGCCCGAGGAAGTGGACTGGGTCATCGACCGAGCCGGCGGCAACGCGGTGGCAGACACTGCCCTCGACGATGGTGTGACGAGCTCGCCGGCCGTGCTCACCGTCGATGACGCGGCGGCCAACCACGTCACGCTGACGAACCACTACAACTACCAGTACTCCCCTGTGCAGCTGGAAAAGCGCGTGGAAGGCACGCAGGAGGACCTCTCCCTGTTGACCGAGACGCGGTTCCAATTCGCCATGCAGTGCAAGGCGATCGGCTTCCAGACCAACGTCATCGGCACGGACGACAACACCATCCCGAACTCCCTCGGTACTGGTGATTTCACCACGTCGAGCACCCCGTGGACCTACACCAGCCCGGGCGCACTCGTTCCCGCTGGTTCGCTCTGTACCTTCCGGGAGGTCGCCCCGGCGGGCCTGCCGCAGGAGCTCACCATGAGCGTGGCATCGGCGTCGAACGAGGACCCCGATCCTAAAGACCCAGCTACCGCGACGGGCCGCGCCCCGGTACCTGGAGCGACCGAGCCGACGAAGTTCACCTTCACCGACACCATCGAGCGACGCACAGCACCCGTCGGCCTCAAGCTGCGCCAGGCCGGCTACCTCGGCGGGGCCGCCGAGGCGGGCTACACGCTGGTGATCACCTGCGGTGCGGGGGAAGTGACCAAGACGTACCCGCTCACCAGCGTCGTTGAAGGCACGCTGCCGACAACCAACGGCAGCGTCGTGTCGGATGATACCGTCCTCCTCCCCGTCGGCCTAGAGTGCGCAATCAACGCAGAAAGCAGCCCCGCTCTCGCCGCCCGGGGCCAGGTCGAGGTCGTCGGCGGGGACCGGCGTCCCTACATGCGCTACGCGGAATGGGCCGGCGAGGCGTACAACGGGACCTCGAAAAACCTCACGCAGGTTCCTTTCGGGGACGTGGGTTCGAAGGTCTACAACACGACGTTCACAGTGCCCGGTAGTGCCCCGAGCGACTCGGTAACCTTCGTGCTCGGCGCGGAGTTCTACCACCCGCGCGCGCTATACGACGTCCGATTTACCAAGGAAGCCGAAGGCGAGCCAGGCAGCGGCAACACGTTCGCCTTCACCCAGGCGTGCAGCGCCGCGGACCAGTCCTTCGAGCTCAAGGACGGCGGTACGCACATTATCAAAGACGTCCCCGTGGATTCGACCTGCGTGGTCACCGAGGTCGACGACGCAAACCCCCAGGCCAACCCCGCGCTCACCGTTCAGACCAGCGGGGACCTCATCGGCGACGCCGCGGCCTCCTCAAGCTCGGGCACCGTGTCCTTCGTCGCGCTGGCGACCAGCGGGGAGGACACCTCGACCGCGGGTGATCGCTGGGCACTTACGGTGCTCAACAGCTTCCCCGGCATCGAGGTGACCAAGCGCATCCCGGGCACCCCGGTGAGCGCGGTGACCGGCGCGGTGGCCGATCGCGCGATCCTTGCCGATGACGCCACGACGATGGAGATCACCTACACGGTGAAGAACACCGGCGTGTTCGACGCCCAGGTCACGGAGTTTAAAGACCCCTCGTTGGCCGGCTACAGCGTCAATGGCACCGACATTGGCGAAGACGGGGTCATCCCGGCCTCGGTGTGCGCCGGAGGAACCGTGCCGAGCGGCCAGTCGCTGACGTGCACGGTGACCGTTGACATCTCCGGCGAGCCTACGGATAAGACGTTTAGCTACTTCGGCGACGTCACCATCACGGCGACGTCGAACGGACAGACGCTTACCGCCACCGACGGCTACGGCGCGCTCCGGCTCACAGGCATCATCGGCGCACTTCTGCCGGATACCGGCATGCAGACGCTCGCGTGGATGCTCGTGCTAGGCCTGTTGCTCTTCGGCTTCGGTGCGTGGCGATTCCTGCGGCGCGAAGACGGGGCGTCGACAAGCGAAGAAGCGGAGGCCATTGATGCGACCGTGTAA
- a CDS encoding enoyl-CoA hydratase-related protein yields the protein MDLLREQRGRITLLTINRHERRNALTVELVRELRDAIQASASRAIVLTGAGSAFCAGADLKDGLGGEFFAEFERLIHALRRHSAPIIAHVNGPAIGAGMMLTMACDIRVAAETARFALPVADMAIGVDGWVASSLVGYVGASRARAMLIAGAPLPLGDAVSCGYVTAGESERAVEIAEVAAAKAPLTVRNIKAELAPDLFSADERSSFRDAAMSSPDFLEAAAARREGRAPLFTGLEASSEKPA from the coding sequence GTGGATCTCCTGCGCGAGCAGCGTGGGCGCATCACGCTGCTGACCATCAACCGCCACGAGCGGCGCAACGCCCTGACGGTTGAGCTCGTGCGCGAGCTGCGCGACGCGATTCAGGCCTCCGCCTCGCGTGCGATCGTTCTTACCGGGGCGGGGAGCGCGTTTTGCGCGGGCGCGGACTTGAAAGACGGGTTGGGCGGCGAGTTCTTCGCCGAGTTCGAGCGTCTCATCCATGCGTTGCGACGCCACAGTGCGCCCATCATCGCCCACGTCAACGGCCCGGCCATCGGGGCCGGGATGATGCTCACCATGGCCTGCGACATCCGCGTCGCCGCCGAGACGGCGCGCTTTGCCCTCCCCGTGGCCGACATGGCCATCGGCGTCGACGGCTGGGTCGCCTCCAGCCTGGTCGGCTACGTCGGGGCCTCGCGCGCCCGCGCCATGCTTATCGCCGGCGCCCCGCTCCCGCTCGGCGACGCCGTGAGCTGCGGATATGTCACGGCGGGTGAGAGTGAGCGCGCGGTGGAGATCGCGGAGGTCGCGGCGGCGAAGGCGCCGCTGACCGTGCGCAATATTAAGGCCGAGCTCGCCCCCGACCTCTTTAGCGCCGACGAGCGATCCTCGTTCCGGGATGCCGCGATGAGCTCCCCGGACTTCCTTGAAGCCGCCGCCGCGCGCAGGGAGGGGCGTGCGCCGCTGTTTACCGGCCTGGAGGCATCGTCCGAAAAACCCGCCTGA
- the ppk2 gene encoding polyphosphate kinase 2 — MAQDHKEDDMPMVDLAQTEGYWVDDSDEDDPVLLQADGTPIETWRENYPYDERMTREEYEKTKRALQIELLKWQNWTKDTGQRHIILFEGRDAAGKGGTIKRFNEHLNPRGARTVALEKPSPRESTSWYFQRYIQHFPAAGEIVFFDRSWYNRSGVERVMGFCTESQHAEFLREVPMLENMLLGSGISLTKFWFSVTQKEQRTRFAIRQVDPVRQWKLSPMDLASLDKWDDYTRAKEEQFRYTDTDESPWITIKSNDKKRARINAMRYILSKFEYTNKDHEIVGEPDPQIVKRGRDQIGD, encoded by the coding sequence ATGGCACAAGACCACAAAGAAGACGACATGCCAATGGTGGACCTCGCCCAGACCGAGGGGTATTGGGTGGATGACTCCGACGAGGACGACCCGGTCCTGCTTCAGGCGGACGGGACCCCGATTGAGACCTGGCGCGAGAACTACCCGTACGACGAGCGGATGACGCGCGAAGAGTACGAAAAGACCAAGCGTGCCCTGCAGATCGAGCTTCTCAAGTGGCAGAACTGGACCAAGGACACAGGTCAGCGCCACATCATCCTCTTCGAGGGGCGCGACGCGGCCGGCAAGGGTGGCACCATTAAGCGCTTCAATGAGCACCTCAATCCTCGTGGTGCCCGCACGGTGGCGTTGGAGAAGCCGTCGCCACGCGAGAGCACGTCGTGGTACTTCCAGCGCTACATCCAGCACTTTCCCGCCGCTGGCGAAATCGTCTTCTTTGACCGCTCGTGGTACAACCGCTCCGGCGTCGAGCGCGTCATGGGCTTTTGCACCGAATCCCAGCACGCCGAGTTCCTCCGCGAGGTTCCCATGCTGGAGAACATGCTCCTCGGCTCCGGGATTTCGCTGACGAAGTTCTGGTTCTCCGTGACGCAGAAGGAGCAGCGCACCCGCTTCGCCATCCGCCAGGTCGACCCGGTGCGCCAGTGGAAGCTCTCGCCGATGGACCTTGCCTCGCTGGATAAGTGGGACGACTACACCCGGGCGAAGGAGGAGCAGTTCCGCTACACGGACACGGACGAATCGCCCTGGATCACGATTAAGTCCAACGACAAAAAGCGCGCGCGCATCAACGCGATGCGCTACATCCTCAGCAAGTTCGAATACACCAACAAGGACCACGAGATCGTCGGCGAGCCCGACCCGCAGATTGTCAAGCGTGGCCGCGACCAGATCGGGGACTAG
- a CDS encoding PorH family porin, with protein MDLGTIATQFGDFGKFAEAFAKFFQGFAGLFDTFGNWATDDGDIINNTSSVFEGDYQPAINAADK; from the coding sequence ATGGACCTCGGTACCATCGCTACCCAGTTCGGCGACTTCGGCAAGTTCGCCGAGGCTTTCGCTAAGTTCTTCCAGGGCTTCGCCGGCCTGTTCGATACCTTCGGTAACTGGGCCACCGACGACGGTGACATCATCAACAACACCTCCAGTGTCTTCGAGGGTGACTACCAACCCGCGATCAATGCCGCGGACAAGTAA